In one Procambarus clarkii isolate CNS0578487 chromosome 87, FALCON_Pclarkii_2.0, whole genome shotgun sequence genomic region, the following are encoded:
- the LOC138358896 gene encoding probable serine/threonine-protein kinase samkC has translation MNAHDRLQPDLQPALNEPSTNPQPALNQPSTSPQPALNQASTSPQPGLNQPSTRPQPTLNQPSTRPSTSPQPTLNQPSTSPQPTLNQPSTNPQPALNQPSTRPQPALNQPSTNPQPGLNQPSTNPQPALNQASTSPQPALNQPSTNPQPTLNQPSNVRLCNTKFIPLNRK, from the coding sequence ATGAATGCGCACGACAGGCTGCAACCAGACCTTCAACCAGCCCTCAACGAGCCCTCAACCAACCCTCAACCAGCCCTCAACCAGCCCTCAACCAGCCCTCAACCAGCCCTCAACCAGGCCTCAACCAGCCCTCAACCAGGCCTCAACCAGCCCTCAACCAGGCCTCAACCAACCCTCAACCAGCCCtcaaccagaccatcaaccagccCTCAACCAACCCTCAACCAGCCCTCAACCAGCCCTCAACCAACCCTCAACCAGCCCTCAACCAACCCTCAACCAGCCCTCAACCAGCCCTCAACCAGGCCTCAACCAGCCCTCAACCAGCCCTCAACCAACCCTCAACCAGGCCTCAACCAGCCCTCAACCAACCCTCAACCAGCCCTCAACCAAGCCTCAACCAGCCCTCAACCAGCCCTCAACCAGCCCTCAACCAACCCTCAACCAACCCTCAACCAGCCCTCAAACGTCAGACTATGCAATACAAAATTTATACCGTTAAATCGTAAATAA